A genomic stretch from Camelus ferus isolate YT-003-E chromosome 17, BCGSAC_Cfer_1.0, whole genome shotgun sequence includes:
- the IL17RC gene encoding interleukin-17 receptor C isoform X5 encodes MPVSWFLLSLALGRNPVVLSLERVVGLQDAARCSPGLSCHLWDGDVLCLPGSIVSAPGPVLVPTRLQTELVLRCHEETDCDLCVRVVIHLAVHGSWEEPEDEEKFGGAADAELEEHRNASLQAHVVLSFQAYPTARCVLLEVQVPAALVQPGQPVGSVVFDCFEAALGAEVRIWSYTQPRYQKELNLTQQLPALPWLNVSADGEDVRLVLDVSEEQRFGLSLYWNQAQGPAKPWWHRNLTGPQTITLNHTDLVPCLCIQVWPLEPDSVRTSICPFKEDPRAHRNLWRAARLHLLPPQGWRLDAPCSLPAEATLCWQALDGGPCQPLVPPLPRENVTVNKALEFPLLKGHPNICIQVNSWETLQLQECLWADSLGPLKDDMLLVETRGPQDNRSLCALEASGCTPLLSGVSTRAARLGEQLLQDLRSGQCLQLWDDDLGALWACPMDKYVHQRWALVWLACLLLAAVLFLLLLLKKNHVKAAARSRAALLLYSADDAGFERLVGALASALCQLPLRVAVDLWSRRELSAQGPLAWFHAQRRQTLQEGGVVVLLFSPGAVALCHEWLQDAASAPVAHGPHDAFAASLSCVLPDFLQGRAPGRYVGAYFDRLLSPDAVPALFRTVPVFSLPSQLPDFLGTLQGPGALRHGRLAERAEQMSRVLQPALDSCFRPPGTPGTGRGMRPEAEERT; translated from the exons ATGCCTGTGTCCTGGTTCCTTCTATCCTTGGCACTGGGCCGAAACCCTGTGGTCCTCTCTCTAGAGAGGGTGGTGGGGCTTCAGGATGCTGCCCGCTGCTCTCCG GGCCTTTCCTGCCACCTCTGGG ATGGTGATGTGCTCTGCCTGCCTGGGAGCATCGTGTCCGCTCCAGGCCCCGTGCTGGTGCCCACTCGCCTGCAGACAGAGCTGGTGCTAAGATGCCACGAGGAGACCGACTGTGACCTCTGTGTGCGTGTGGTCATCCACTTGGCTGTGCATG GGTCCTGGGAAGAGCCTGAAGATGAAGAGAAGTTTGGGGGAGCAGCTGACGCAGAGCTCGAGGAGCACAGGAACG CCTCTCTCCAGGCCCACGTCGTGCTCTCCTTCCAGGCCTACCCTACTGCCCGCTGCGTCCTGCTGGAAGTGCAAGTGCCCGCTGCCCTTGTGCAGCCCGGTCAGCCTGTG GGCTCTGTAGTATTTGACTGCTTCGAGGCCGCCCTGGGGGCTGAGGTGCGAATCTGGTCCTACACTCAGCCCAGGTACCAGAAAGAACTCAACCTCACACAGCAGCTGCCTG ccctgccctggctcaATGTGTCTGCAGATGGCGAAGACGTGCGCCTGGTGCTGGATGTCTCTGAGGAGCAGCGCTTTGGCCTCTCCCTGTACTGGAAccaggcccagggccctgcaAAACCCTGGTGGCACAGAAACCTG ACTGGGCCGCAGACCATTACGCTGAACCATACAGACCTGGTTCCCTGCCTCTGCATTCAG GTGTGGCCTCTGGAACCCGACTCCGTCAGGACCAGCATCTGCCCCTTTAAAGAGG ACCCCCGTGCACACCGGAACCTCTGGCGGGCTGCCCGGCTGCACCTGCTGCCCCCACAGGGCTGGCGGCTGGACGCACCGTGCTCACTGCCCGCCGAGGCCACACTGTGCTGGCAGGCTCTGGACGGGGGCCCCTGCCAGCCACTGGTCCCGCCGCTGCCTCGAGAGAATGTCACTGTGAAC AAGGCTCTTGAGTTCCCGTTGCTGAAAGGCCACCCCAACATCTGTATCCAG GTGAATAGCTGGGAGACGCTGCAGTTGCAAGAGTGCTTGTGGGCTG ACTCTCTGGGGCCTCTCAAGGATGACATGCTGCTGGTGGAGACACGAGGCCCCCAGGACAACAGATCACTCTGTGCCTTGGAAGCCAGTGGCTGCACCCCACTGCTCAGCGGGGTGTCCACG AGGGCAGCTCGCCTTGGAGAGCAGTTGCTACAAGACCTGCGATCAGGCCAGTGTCTGCAG CTGTGGGATGATGACCTGGGAGCATTATGGGCCTGCCCCATGGACAAGT ACGTCCACCAGCGCTGGGCCCTGGTGTGGCTGGCCTGCTTACTCCTTGCCGCtgtgcttttccttctcctccttctcaaaAAGAACCATGTGAAAG CGGCCGCCAGGAGCCGCGCGGCTCTGCTCCTCTACTCCGCCGATGATGCTGGCTTCGAGCGCCTGGTGGGCGCCCTGGCGTCGGCGCTGTGCCAGCTGCCGCTGCGCGTGGCCGTGGACCTGTGGAGCCGCCGTGAACTGAGCGCGCAGGGGCCCCTGGCCTGGTTCCACGCCCAGCGGCGCCAGACCCTGCAGGAGGGCGGCGTGGTGGTCCTGCTCTTCTCGCCCGGGGCCGTGGCGCTGTGCCACGAGTGGCTGCAGGACGCGGCGTCGGCGCCCGTAGCGCACGGCCCGCACGACGCCTTCGCCGCCTCGCTCAGCTGCGTGCTGCCCGACTTTTTGCAGGGCCGGGCGCCCGGCCGCTATGTCGGAGCCTACTTCGACAGACTGCTGTCCCCGGACGCCGTGCCCGCCCTGTTCCGCACCGTGCCGGTCTTCTCACTGCCCTCACAGTTGCCAGACTTCCTGGGGACCCTGCAGGGGCCCGGCGCCCTCCGCCACGGGCGGCTCGCGGAGAGGGCGGAGCAAATGTCCCGGGTCCTCCAGCCCGCCCTGGACAGCTGCTTCCGGCCCCCAGGGACCCCGGGGACGGGTCGCGGGATGAGgcctgaggcagaggagaggacTTGA
- the IL17RC gene encoding interleukin-17 receptor C isoform X1 — protein MPVSWFLLSLALGRNPVVLSLERVVGLQDAARCSPGLSCHLWDGDVLCLPGSIVSAPGPVLVPTRLQTELVLRCHEETDCDLCVRVVIHLAVHGSWEEPEDEEKFGGAADAELEEHRNASLQAHVVLSFQAYPTARCVLLEVQVPAALVQPGQPVGSVVFDCFEAALGAEVRIWSYTQPRYQKELNLTQQLPDCRGLEVQDSIQSCWALPWLNVSADGEDVRLVLDVSEEQRFGLSLYWNQAQGPAKPWWHRNLTGPQTITLNHTDLVPCLCIQVWPLEPDSVRTSICPFKEDPRAHRNLWRAARLHLLPPQGWRLDAPCSLPAEATLCWQALDGGPCQPLVPPLPRENVTVNKALEFPLLKGHPNICIQVNSWETLQLQECLWADSLGPLKDDMLLVETRGPQDNRSLCALEASGCTPLLSGVSTRAARLGEQLLQDLRSGQCLQLWDDDLGALWACPMDKYVHQRWALVWLACLLLAAVLFLLLLLKKNHVKGWLRLLKEDVRVGAAARSRAALLLYSADDAGFERLVGALASALCQLPLRVAVDLWSRRELSAQGPLAWFHAQRRQTLQEGGVVVLLFSPGAVALCHEWLQDAASAPVAHGPHDAFAASLSCVLPDFLQGRAPGRYVGAYFDRLLSPDAVPALFRTVPVFSLPSQLPDFLGTLQGPGALRHGRLAERAEQMSRVLQPALDSCFRPPGTPGTGRGMRPEAEERT, from the exons ATGCCTGTGTCCTGGTTCCTTCTATCCTTGGCACTGGGCCGAAACCCTGTGGTCCTCTCTCTAGAGAGGGTGGTGGGGCTTCAGGATGCTGCCCGCTGCTCTCCG GGCCTTTCCTGCCACCTCTGGG ATGGTGATGTGCTCTGCCTGCCTGGGAGCATCGTGTCCGCTCCAGGCCCCGTGCTGGTGCCCACTCGCCTGCAGACAGAGCTGGTGCTAAGATGCCACGAGGAGACCGACTGTGACCTCTGTGTGCGTGTGGTCATCCACTTGGCTGTGCATG GGTCCTGGGAAGAGCCTGAAGATGAAGAGAAGTTTGGGGGAGCAGCTGACGCAGAGCTCGAGGAGCACAGGAACG CCTCTCTCCAGGCCCACGTCGTGCTCTCCTTCCAGGCCTACCCTACTGCCCGCTGCGTCCTGCTGGAAGTGCAAGTGCCCGCTGCCCTTGTGCAGCCCGGTCAGCCTGTG GGCTCTGTAGTATTTGACTGCTTCGAGGCCGCCCTGGGGGCTGAGGTGCGAATCTGGTCCTACACTCAGCCCAGGTACCAGAAAGAACTCAACCTCACACAGCAGCTGCCTG ACTGCAGGGGGCTCGAAGTCCAGGACAGCATCCAGAGCTGCTGGG ccctgccctggctcaATGTGTCTGCAGATGGCGAAGACGTGCGCCTGGTGCTGGATGTCTCTGAGGAGCAGCGCTTTGGCCTCTCCCTGTACTGGAAccaggcccagggccctgcaAAACCCTGGTGGCACAGAAACCTG ACTGGGCCGCAGACCATTACGCTGAACCATACAGACCTGGTTCCCTGCCTCTGCATTCAG GTGTGGCCTCTGGAACCCGACTCCGTCAGGACCAGCATCTGCCCCTTTAAAGAGG ACCCCCGTGCACACCGGAACCTCTGGCGGGCTGCCCGGCTGCACCTGCTGCCCCCACAGGGCTGGCGGCTGGACGCACCGTGCTCACTGCCCGCCGAGGCCACACTGTGCTGGCAGGCTCTGGACGGGGGCCCCTGCCAGCCACTGGTCCCGCCGCTGCCTCGAGAGAATGTCACTGTGAAC AAGGCTCTTGAGTTCCCGTTGCTGAAAGGCCACCCCAACATCTGTATCCAG GTGAATAGCTGGGAGACGCTGCAGTTGCAAGAGTGCTTGTGGGCTG ACTCTCTGGGGCCTCTCAAGGATGACATGCTGCTGGTGGAGACACGAGGCCCCCAGGACAACAGATCACTCTGTGCCTTGGAAGCCAGTGGCTGCACCCCACTGCTCAGCGGGGTGTCCACG AGGGCAGCTCGCCTTGGAGAGCAGTTGCTACAAGACCTGCGATCAGGCCAGTGTCTGCAG CTGTGGGATGATGACCTGGGAGCATTATGGGCCTGCCCCATGGACAAGT ACGTCCACCAGCGCTGGGCCCTGGTGTGGCTGGCCTGCTTACTCCTTGCCGCtgtgcttttccttctcctccttctcaaaAAGAACCATGTGAAAG GGTGGCTGAGGCTCTTGAAGGAGGACGTCCGCGTGGGGG CGGCCGCCAGGAGCCGCGCGGCTCTGCTCCTCTACTCCGCCGATGATGCTGGCTTCGAGCGCCTGGTGGGCGCCCTGGCGTCGGCGCTGTGCCAGCTGCCGCTGCGCGTGGCCGTGGACCTGTGGAGCCGCCGTGAACTGAGCGCGCAGGGGCCCCTGGCCTGGTTCCACGCCCAGCGGCGCCAGACCCTGCAGGAGGGCGGCGTGGTGGTCCTGCTCTTCTCGCCCGGGGCCGTGGCGCTGTGCCACGAGTGGCTGCAGGACGCGGCGTCGGCGCCCGTAGCGCACGGCCCGCACGACGCCTTCGCCGCCTCGCTCAGCTGCGTGCTGCCCGACTTTTTGCAGGGCCGGGCGCCCGGCCGCTATGTCGGAGCCTACTTCGACAGACTGCTGTCCCCGGACGCCGTGCCCGCCCTGTTCCGCACCGTGCCGGTCTTCTCACTGCCCTCACAGTTGCCAGACTTCCTGGGGACCCTGCAGGGGCCCGGCGCCCTCCGCCACGGGCGGCTCGCGGAGAGGGCGGAGCAAATGTCCCGGGTCCTCCAGCCCGCCCTGGACAGCTGCTTCCGGCCCCCAGGGACCCCGGGGACGGGTCGCGGGATGAGgcctgaggcagaggagaggacTTGA
- the IL17RC gene encoding interleukin-17 receptor C isoform X3, whose protein sequence is MPVSWFLLSLALGRNPVVLSLERVVGLQDAARCSPGLSCHLWDGDVLCLPGSIVSAPGPVLVPTRLQTELVLRCHEETDCDLCVRVVIHLAVHGSWEEPEDEEKFGGAADAELEEHRNASLQAHVVLSFQAYPTARCVLLEVQVPAALVQPGQPVGSVVFDCFEAALGAEVRIWSYTQPRYQKELNLTQQLPDCRGLEVQDSIQSCWALPWLNVSADGEDVRLVLDVSEEQRFGLSLYWNQAQGPAKPWWHRNLTGPQTITLNHTDLVPCLCIQVWPLEPDSVRTSICPFKEDPRAHRNLWRAARLHLLPPQGWRLDAPCSLPAEATLCWQALDGGPCQPLVPPLPRENVTVNKALEFPLLKGHPNICIQVNSWETLQLQECLWADSLGPLKDDMLLVETRGPQDNRSLCALEASGCTPLLSGVSTRAARLGEQLLQDLRSGQCLQLWDDDLGALWACPMDKYVHQRWALVWLACLLLAAVLFLLLLLKKNHVKAAARSRAALLLYSADDAGFERLVGALASALCQLPLRVAVDLWSRRELSAQGPLAWFHAQRRQTLQEGGVVVLLFSPGAVALCHEWLQDAASAPVAHGPHDAFAASLSCVLPDFLQGRAPGRYVGAYFDRLLSPDAVPALFRTVPVFSLPSQLPDFLGTLQGPGALRHGRLAERAEQMSRVLQPALDSCFRPPGTPGTGRGMRPEAEERT, encoded by the exons ATGCCTGTGTCCTGGTTCCTTCTATCCTTGGCACTGGGCCGAAACCCTGTGGTCCTCTCTCTAGAGAGGGTGGTGGGGCTTCAGGATGCTGCCCGCTGCTCTCCG GGCCTTTCCTGCCACCTCTGGG ATGGTGATGTGCTCTGCCTGCCTGGGAGCATCGTGTCCGCTCCAGGCCCCGTGCTGGTGCCCACTCGCCTGCAGACAGAGCTGGTGCTAAGATGCCACGAGGAGACCGACTGTGACCTCTGTGTGCGTGTGGTCATCCACTTGGCTGTGCATG GGTCCTGGGAAGAGCCTGAAGATGAAGAGAAGTTTGGGGGAGCAGCTGACGCAGAGCTCGAGGAGCACAGGAACG CCTCTCTCCAGGCCCACGTCGTGCTCTCCTTCCAGGCCTACCCTACTGCCCGCTGCGTCCTGCTGGAAGTGCAAGTGCCCGCTGCCCTTGTGCAGCCCGGTCAGCCTGTG GGCTCTGTAGTATTTGACTGCTTCGAGGCCGCCCTGGGGGCTGAGGTGCGAATCTGGTCCTACACTCAGCCCAGGTACCAGAAAGAACTCAACCTCACACAGCAGCTGCCTG ACTGCAGGGGGCTCGAAGTCCAGGACAGCATCCAGAGCTGCTGGG ccctgccctggctcaATGTGTCTGCAGATGGCGAAGACGTGCGCCTGGTGCTGGATGTCTCTGAGGAGCAGCGCTTTGGCCTCTCCCTGTACTGGAAccaggcccagggccctgcaAAACCCTGGTGGCACAGAAACCTG ACTGGGCCGCAGACCATTACGCTGAACCATACAGACCTGGTTCCCTGCCTCTGCATTCAG GTGTGGCCTCTGGAACCCGACTCCGTCAGGACCAGCATCTGCCCCTTTAAAGAGG ACCCCCGTGCACACCGGAACCTCTGGCGGGCTGCCCGGCTGCACCTGCTGCCCCCACAGGGCTGGCGGCTGGACGCACCGTGCTCACTGCCCGCCGAGGCCACACTGTGCTGGCAGGCTCTGGACGGGGGCCCCTGCCAGCCACTGGTCCCGCCGCTGCCTCGAGAGAATGTCACTGTGAAC AAGGCTCTTGAGTTCCCGTTGCTGAAAGGCCACCCCAACATCTGTATCCAG GTGAATAGCTGGGAGACGCTGCAGTTGCAAGAGTGCTTGTGGGCTG ACTCTCTGGGGCCTCTCAAGGATGACATGCTGCTGGTGGAGACACGAGGCCCCCAGGACAACAGATCACTCTGTGCCTTGGAAGCCAGTGGCTGCACCCCACTGCTCAGCGGGGTGTCCACG AGGGCAGCTCGCCTTGGAGAGCAGTTGCTACAAGACCTGCGATCAGGCCAGTGTCTGCAG CTGTGGGATGATGACCTGGGAGCATTATGGGCCTGCCCCATGGACAAGT ACGTCCACCAGCGCTGGGCCCTGGTGTGGCTGGCCTGCTTACTCCTTGCCGCtgtgcttttccttctcctccttctcaaaAAGAACCATGTGAAAG CGGCCGCCAGGAGCCGCGCGGCTCTGCTCCTCTACTCCGCCGATGATGCTGGCTTCGAGCGCCTGGTGGGCGCCCTGGCGTCGGCGCTGTGCCAGCTGCCGCTGCGCGTGGCCGTGGACCTGTGGAGCCGCCGTGAACTGAGCGCGCAGGGGCCCCTGGCCTGGTTCCACGCCCAGCGGCGCCAGACCCTGCAGGAGGGCGGCGTGGTGGTCCTGCTCTTCTCGCCCGGGGCCGTGGCGCTGTGCCACGAGTGGCTGCAGGACGCGGCGTCGGCGCCCGTAGCGCACGGCCCGCACGACGCCTTCGCCGCCTCGCTCAGCTGCGTGCTGCCCGACTTTTTGCAGGGCCGGGCGCCCGGCCGCTATGTCGGAGCCTACTTCGACAGACTGCTGTCCCCGGACGCCGTGCCCGCCCTGTTCCGCACCGTGCCGGTCTTCTCACTGCCCTCACAGTTGCCAGACTTCCTGGGGACCCTGCAGGGGCCCGGCGCCCTCCGCCACGGGCGGCTCGCGGAGAGGGCGGAGCAAATGTCCCGGGTCCTCCAGCCCGCCCTGGACAGCTGCTTCCGGCCCCCAGGGACCCCGGGGACGGGTCGCGGGATGAGgcctgaggcagaggagaggacTTGA
- the IL17RC gene encoding interleukin-17 receptor C isoform X2: MPVSWFLLSLALGRNPVVLSLERVVGLQDAARCSPGLSCHLWDGDVLCLPGSIVSAPGPVLVPTRLQTELVLRCHEETDCDLCVRVVIHLAVHGSWEEPEDEEKFGGAADAELEEHRNASLQAHVVLSFQAYPTARCVLLEVQVPAALVQPGQPVGSVVFDCFEAALGAEVRIWSYTQPRYQKELNLTQQLPDCRGLEVQDSIQSCWALPWLNVSADGEDVRLVLDVSEEQRFGLSLYWNQAQGPAKPWWHRNLTGPQTITLNHTDLVPCLCIQVWPLEPDSVRTSICPFKEDPRAHRNLWRAARLHLLPPQGWRLDAPCSLPAEATLCWQALDGGPCQPLVPPLPRENVTVNALEFPLLKGHPNICIQVNSWETLQLQECLWADSLGPLKDDMLLVETRGPQDNRSLCALEASGCTPLLSGVSTRAARLGEQLLQDLRSGQCLQLWDDDLGALWACPMDKYVHQRWALVWLACLLLAAVLFLLLLLKKNHVKGWLRLLKEDVRVGAAARSRAALLLYSADDAGFERLVGALASALCQLPLRVAVDLWSRRELSAQGPLAWFHAQRRQTLQEGGVVVLLFSPGAVALCHEWLQDAASAPVAHGPHDAFAASLSCVLPDFLQGRAPGRYVGAYFDRLLSPDAVPALFRTVPVFSLPSQLPDFLGTLQGPGALRHGRLAERAEQMSRVLQPALDSCFRPPGTPGTGRGMRPEAEERT; encoded by the exons ATGCCTGTGTCCTGGTTCCTTCTATCCTTGGCACTGGGCCGAAACCCTGTGGTCCTCTCTCTAGAGAGGGTGGTGGGGCTTCAGGATGCTGCCCGCTGCTCTCCG GGCCTTTCCTGCCACCTCTGGG ATGGTGATGTGCTCTGCCTGCCTGGGAGCATCGTGTCCGCTCCAGGCCCCGTGCTGGTGCCCACTCGCCTGCAGACAGAGCTGGTGCTAAGATGCCACGAGGAGACCGACTGTGACCTCTGTGTGCGTGTGGTCATCCACTTGGCTGTGCATG GGTCCTGGGAAGAGCCTGAAGATGAAGAGAAGTTTGGGGGAGCAGCTGACGCAGAGCTCGAGGAGCACAGGAACG CCTCTCTCCAGGCCCACGTCGTGCTCTCCTTCCAGGCCTACCCTACTGCCCGCTGCGTCCTGCTGGAAGTGCAAGTGCCCGCTGCCCTTGTGCAGCCCGGTCAGCCTGTG GGCTCTGTAGTATTTGACTGCTTCGAGGCCGCCCTGGGGGCTGAGGTGCGAATCTGGTCCTACACTCAGCCCAGGTACCAGAAAGAACTCAACCTCACACAGCAGCTGCCTG ACTGCAGGGGGCTCGAAGTCCAGGACAGCATCCAGAGCTGCTGGG ccctgccctggctcaATGTGTCTGCAGATGGCGAAGACGTGCGCCTGGTGCTGGATGTCTCTGAGGAGCAGCGCTTTGGCCTCTCCCTGTACTGGAAccaggcccagggccctgcaAAACCCTGGTGGCACAGAAACCTG ACTGGGCCGCAGACCATTACGCTGAACCATACAGACCTGGTTCCCTGCCTCTGCATTCAG GTGTGGCCTCTGGAACCCGACTCCGTCAGGACCAGCATCTGCCCCTTTAAAGAGG ACCCCCGTGCACACCGGAACCTCTGGCGGGCTGCCCGGCTGCACCTGCTGCCCCCACAGGGCTGGCGGCTGGACGCACCGTGCTCACTGCCCGCCGAGGCCACACTGTGCTGGCAGGCTCTGGACGGGGGCCCCTGCCAGCCACTGGTCCCGCCGCTGCCTCGAGAGAATGTCACTGTGAAC GCTCTTGAGTTCCCGTTGCTGAAAGGCCACCCCAACATCTGTATCCAG GTGAATAGCTGGGAGACGCTGCAGTTGCAAGAGTGCTTGTGGGCTG ACTCTCTGGGGCCTCTCAAGGATGACATGCTGCTGGTGGAGACACGAGGCCCCCAGGACAACAGATCACTCTGTGCCTTGGAAGCCAGTGGCTGCACCCCACTGCTCAGCGGGGTGTCCACG AGGGCAGCTCGCCTTGGAGAGCAGTTGCTACAAGACCTGCGATCAGGCCAGTGTCTGCAG CTGTGGGATGATGACCTGGGAGCATTATGGGCCTGCCCCATGGACAAGT ACGTCCACCAGCGCTGGGCCCTGGTGTGGCTGGCCTGCTTACTCCTTGCCGCtgtgcttttccttctcctccttctcaaaAAGAACCATGTGAAAG GGTGGCTGAGGCTCTTGAAGGAGGACGTCCGCGTGGGGG CGGCCGCCAGGAGCCGCGCGGCTCTGCTCCTCTACTCCGCCGATGATGCTGGCTTCGAGCGCCTGGTGGGCGCCCTGGCGTCGGCGCTGTGCCAGCTGCCGCTGCGCGTGGCCGTGGACCTGTGGAGCCGCCGTGAACTGAGCGCGCAGGGGCCCCTGGCCTGGTTCCACGCCCAGCGGCGCCAGACCCTGCAGGAGGGCGGCGTGGTGGTCCTGCTCTTCTCGCCCGGGGCCGTGGCGCTGTGCCACGAGTGGCTGCAGGACGCGGCGTCGGCGCCCGTAGCGCACGGCCCGCACGACGCCTTCGCCGCCTCGCTCAGCTGCGTGCTGCCCGACTTTTTGCAGGGCCGGGCGCCCGGCCGCTATGTCGGAGCCTACTTCGACAGACTGCTGTCCCCGGACGCCGTGCCCGCCCTGTTCCGCACCGTGCCGGTCTTCTCACTGCCCTCACAGTTGCCAGACTTCCTGGGGACCCTGCAGGGGCCCGGCGCCCTCCGCCACGGGCGGCTCGCGGAGAGGGCGGAGCAAATGTCCCGGGTCCTCCAGCCCGCCCTGGACAGCTGCTTCCGGCCCCCAGGGACCCCGGGGACGGGTCGCGGGATGAGgcctgaggcagaggagaggacTTGA
- the IL17RC gene encoding interleukin-17 receptor C isoform X4 produces the protein MPVSWFLLSLALGRNPVVLSLERVVGLQDAARCSPGLSCHLWDGDVLCLPGSIVSAPGPVLVPTRLQTELVLRCHEETDCDLCVRVVIHLAVHGSWEEPEDEEKFGGAADAELEEHRNASLQAHVVLSFQAYPTARCVLLEVQVPAALVQPGQPVGSVVFDCFEAALGAEVRIWSYTQPRYQKELNLTQQLPALPWLNVSADGEDVRLVLDVSEEQRFGLSLYWNQAQGPAKPWWHRNLTGPQTITLNHTDLVPCLCIQVWPLEPDSVRTSICPFKEDPRAHRNLWRAARLHLLPPQGWRLDAPCSLPAEATLCWQALDGGPCQPLVPPLPRENVTVNKALEFPLLKGHPNICIQVNSWETLQLQECLWADSLGPLKDDMLLVETRGPQDNRSLCALEASGCTPLLSGVSTRAARLGEQLLQDLRSGQCLQLWDDDLGALWACPMDKYVHQRWALVWLACLLLAAVLFLLLLLKKNHVKGWLRLLKEDVRVGAAARSRAALLLYSADDAGFERLVGALASALCQLPLRVAVDLWSRRELSAQGPLAWFHAQRRQTLQEGGVVVLLFSPGAVALCHEWLQDAASAPVAHGPHDAFAASLSCVLPDFLQGRAPGRYVGAYFDRLLSPDAVPALFRTVPVFSLPSQLPDFLGTLQGPGALRHGRLAERAEQMSRVLQPALDSCFRPPGTPGTGRGMRPEAEERT, from the exons ATGCCTGTGTCCTGGTTCCTTCTATCCTTGGCACTGGGCCGAAACCCTGTGGTCCTCTCTCTAGAGAGGGTGGTGGGGCTTCAGGATGCTGCCCGCTGCTCTCCG GGCCTTTCCTGCCACCTCTGGG ATGGTGATGTGCTCTGCCTGCCTGGGAGCATCGTGTCCGCTCCAGGCCCCGTGCTGGTGCCCACTCGCCTGCAGACAGAGCTGGTGCTAAGATGCCACGAGGAGACCGACTGTGACCTCTGTGTGCGTGTGGTCATCCACTTGGCTGTGCATG GGTCCTGGGAAGAGCCTGAAGATGAAGAGAAGTTTGGGGGAGCAGCTGACGCAGAGCTCGAGGAGCACAGGAACG CCTCTCTCCAGGCCCACGTCGTGCTCTCCTTCCAGGCCTACCCTACTGCCCGCTGCGTCCTGCTGGAAGTGCAAGTGCCCGCTGCCCTTGTGCAGCCCGGTCAGCCTGTG GGCTCTGTAGTATTTGACTGCTTCGAGGCCGCCCTGGGGGCTGAGGTGCGAATCTGGTCCTACACTCAGCCCAGGTACCAGAAAGAACTCAACCTCACACAGCAGCTGCCTG ccctgccctggctcaATGTGTCTGCAGATGGCGAAGACGTGCGCCTGGTGCTGGATGTCTCTGAGGAGCAGCGCTTTGGCCTCTCCCTGTACTGGAAccaggcccagggccctgcaAAACCCTGGTGGCACAGAAACCTG ACTGGGCCGCAGACCATTACGCTGAACCATACAGACCTGGTTCCCTGCCTCTGCATTCAG GTGTGGCCTCTGGAACCCGACTCCGTCAGGACCAGCATCTGCCCCTTTAAAGAGG ACCCCCGTGCACACCGGAACCTCTGGCGGGCTGCCCGGCTGCACCTGCTGCCCCCACAGGGCTGGCGGCTGGACGCACCGTGCTCACTGCCCGCCGAGGCCACACTGTGCTGGCAGGCTCTGGACGGGGGCCCCTGCCAGCCACTGGTCCCGCCGCTGCCTCGAGAGAATGTCACTGTGAAC AAGGCTCTTGAGTTCCCGTTGCTGAAAGGCCACCCCAACATCTGTATCCAG GTGAATAGCTGGGAGACGCTGCAGTTGCAAGAGTGCTTGTGGGCTG ACTCTCTGGGGCCTCTCAAGGATGACATGCTGCTGGTGGAGACACGAGGCCCCCAGGACAACAGATCACTCTGTGCCTTGGAAGCCAGTGGCTGCACCCCACTGCTCAGCGGGGTGTCCACG AGGGCAGCTCGCCTTGGAGAGCAGTTGCTACAAGACCTGCGATCAGGCCAGTGTCTGCAG CTGTGGGATGATGACCTGGGAGCATTATGGGCCTGCCCCATGGACAAGT ACGTCCACCAGCGCTGGGCCCTGGTGTGGCTGGCCTGCTTACTCCTTGCCGCtgtgcttttccttctcctccttctcaaaAAGAACCATGTGAAAG GGTGGCTGAGGCTCTTGAAGGAGGACGTCCGCGTGGGGG CGGCCGCCAGGAGCCGCGCGGCTCTGCTCCTCTACTCCGCCGATGATGCTGGCTTCGAGCGCCTGGTGGGCGCCCTGGCGTCGGCGCTGTGCCAGCTGCCGCTGCGCGTGGCCGTGGACCTGTGGAGCCGCCGTGAACTGAGCGCGCAGGGGCCCCTGGCCTGGTTCCACGCCCAGCGGCGCCAGACCCTGCAGGAGGGCGGCGTGGTGGTCCTGCTCTTCTCGCCCGGGGCCGTGGCGCTGTGCCACGAGTGGCTGCAGGACGCGGCGTCGGCGCCCGTAGCGCACGGCCCGCACGACGCCTTCGCCGCCTCGCTCAGCTGCGTGCTGCCCGACTTTTTGCAGGGCCGGGCGCCCGGCCGCTATGTCGGAGCCTACTTCGACAGACTGCTGTCCCCGGACGCCGTGCCCGCCCTGTTCCGCACCGTGCCGGTCTTCTCACTGCCCTCACAGTTGCCAGACTTCCTGGGGACCCTGCAGGGGCCCGGCGCCCTCCGCCACGGGCGGCTCGCGGAGAGGGCGGAGCAAATGTCCCGGGTCCTCCAGCCCGCCCTGGACAGCTGCTTCCGGCCCCCAGGGACCCCGGGGACGGGTCGCGGGATGAGgcctgaggcagaggagaggacTTGA